A DNA window from Onthophagus taurus isolate NC chromosome 1, IU_Otau_3.0, whole genome shotgun sequence contains the following coding sequences:
- the LOC111417413 gene encoding facilitated trehalose transporter Tret1-like isoform X2, translating to MMDTSSLGNSKQLPQYVAALSACLGSIAAGTVLGWTANINELLRDGNLNGISVDEGEFGWIGSIATLGAMLMCFSTGFFCNIIGRKWTMLVLVVPFTLGWLLIICAENVDMIYAGRFFTGLAGGAFCIAAPLYTSEISENSIRGRLGSFFQLLLTVGILLAYTFPLIKSNDISSTLIHTILCAIFPLIFGVVFFFQPETPVHLYKKGKIDEAEKSLRRLRGNAYNPKPELEQIKNAIEEEERMNKPFFESMKTPAAKKASLICFSLMFFQQMGGINAVIFYTGKIFGDAKIDLLPQHATLIIGGIQVVATFISTLFIDKVGRKLLLLISGLFMGLSTLLLAIYFSLEKSDMDRDIITDISFLPVLALSIFITVFSLGFGPIPWLISSELFPIEIKAIASSAAGTFNWLLAFIVTRFYNDIQNGIGTDITFYIFSGLSFIGVVFIFFVVPETKGKSFDEIQEMLGGQR from the exons ATGATGGATACTTCTTCATTAGGGAATTCAAAACAACTTCCCCAGTACGTAGCAGCTCTCTCAG CATGTTTGGGATCAATAGCAGCTGGTACTGTTCTTGGTTGGACAGCAAACATCAATGAATTATTAAGAGATGGAAATTTAAATGGTATTTCTGTTGATGAGGGAGAATTTGGATGGATCGGCTCAATAGCAACATTAGGAGCAATGTTAATGTGTTTTTCAACtggatttttttgcaatattatTGGAAGAAAATGGACAATGTTAGTTCTTGTGGTACCTTTTACTTTGGGttggttattaattatatgtgCGGAAAATGTTGATATGATCTACGCGGGAAGATTTTTCACCGGTTTAGCCGGAGGTGCTTTTTGTATAGCTGCACCATTATACACAAGTGAAATATCAGAAAATTCTATTCGAGGACGTTTAGGAAGTTTTTTCCAATTACTTTTAACAGTTGGTATTCTCCTAGCTTACACTTTTCCGTTAATTAAATCTAATGATATTAGTAGTACCTTAATTCATACAATACTCTGCGCGATATTTCCATTGATTTTCGGAGTAGTTTTCTTCTTCCAACCGGAAACTCCCgttcatttatataaaaaaggaaaaatagaTGAAGCAGAGAAATCATTGAGACGTCTTAGAGGAAACGCGTATAATCCAAAACCGGAATtagaacaaattaaaaatgctatAGAGGAAGAAGAAAGAATGAATAAGCCGTTTTTCGAATCAATGAAAACGCCCGCTGCTAAAAAAGCTTCGTTAATTTGCTTCTCTTTGATGTTTTTCCAACAAATGGGAGGTATTAATGCTGTGATCTTTTATACCGGAAAAATCTTTGGAGATGCCAAAATCGACTTACTTCCGCAACACGCTACATTAATCATTGGTGGCATTCAAGTTGTAGCCACTTTTATTTCTACATTATTCATCGATAAAGTAggaagaaaacttttattgttgatttctGGACTTTTTATGGGACTTTCTACTCTGCTTTTAGCCATATACTTCAGTTTAGAAAAATCCGATATGGATAGAGATATAATTACTGATATAAGTTTCTTGCCAGTTTTAGctctatcaatttttataaccgTTTTTTCGTTGGGTTTTGGACCCATTCCCTGGTTAATATCATCCGAATTATTTCCAATTGAAATCAAAGCAATCGCAAGTTCGGCTGCCGGAACTTTTAATTGGCTTTTAGCATTCATTGTAACCAGATTTTACAATGATATTCAAAACGGTATTGGAACAGAcataactttttatattttctctgGGCTATCATTCATTGGAGTCGTCTTCATTTTCTTCGTTGTGCCAGAAACAAAAGGAAAATCTTTCGATGAAATTCAAGAAATGTTAGGGGGACAGAGatag
- the LOC111417413 gene encoding facilitated trehalose transporter Tret1-like isoform X1, protein MVRKFMMDTSSLGNSKQLPQYVAALSACLGSIAAGTVLGWTANINELLRDGNLNGISVDEGEFGWIGSIATLGAMLMCFSTGFFCNIIGRKWTMLVLVVPFTLGWLLIICAENVDMIYAGRFFTGLAGGAFCIAAPLYTSEISENSIRGRLGSFFQLLLTVGILLAYTFPLIKSNDISSTLIHTILCAIFPLIFGVVFFFQPETPVHLYKKGKIDEAEKSLRRLRGNAYNPKPELEQIKNAIEEEERMNKPFFESMKTPAAKKASLICFSLMFFQQMGGINAVIFYTGKIFGDAKIDLLPQHATLIIGGIQVVATFISTLFIDKVGRKLLLLISGLFMGLSTLLLAIYFSLEKSDMDRDIITDISFLPVLALSIFITVFSLGFGPIPWLISSELFPIEIKAIASSAAGTFNWLLAFIVTRFYNDIQNGIGTDITFYIFSGLSFIGVVFIFFVVPETKGKSFDEIQEMLGGQR, encoded by the exons CATGATGGATACTTCTTCATTAGGGAATTCAAAACAACTTCCCCAGTACGTAGCAGCTCTCTCAG CATGTTTGGGATCAATAGCAGCTGGTACTGTTCTTGGTTGGACAGCAAACATCAATGAATTATTAAGAGATGGAAATTTAAATGGTATTTCTGTTGATGAGGGAGAATTTGGATGGATCGGCTCAATAGCAACATTAGGAGCAATGTTAATGTGTTTTTCAACtggatttttttgcaatattatTGGAAGAAAATGGACAATGTTAGTTCTTGTGGTACCTTTTACTTTGGGttggttattaattatatgtgCGGAAAATGTTGATATGATCTACGCGGGAAGATTTTTCACCGGTTTAGCCGGAGGTGCTTTTTGTATAGCTGCACCATTATACACAAGTGAAATATCAGAAAATTCTATTCGAGGACGTTTAGGAAGTTTTTTCCAATTACTTTTAACAGTTGGTATTCTCCTAGCTTACACTTTTCCGTTAATTAAATCTAATGATATTAGTAGTACCTTAATTCATACAATACTCTGCGCGATATTTCCATTGATTTTCGGAGTAGTTTTCTTCTTCCAACCGGAAACTCCCgttcatttatataaaaaaggaaaaatagaTGAAGCAGAGAAATCATTGAGACGTCTTAGAGGAAACGCGTATAATCCAAAACCGGAATtagaacaaattaaaaatgctatAGAGGAAGAAGAAAGAATGAATAAGCCGTTTTTCGAATCAATGAAAACGCCCGCTGCTAAAAAAGCTTCGTTAATTTGCTTCTCTTTGATGTTTTTCCAACAAATGGGAGGTATTAATGCTGTGATCTTTTATACCGGAAAAATCTTTGGAGATGCCAAAATCGACTTACTTCCGCAACACGCTACATTAATCATTGGTGGCATTCAAGTTGTAGCCACTTTTATTTCTACATTATTCATCGATAAAGTAggaagaaaacttttattgttgatttctGGACTTTTTATGGGACTTTCTACTCTGCTTTTAGCCATATACTTCAGTTTAGAAAAATCCGATATGGATAGAGATATAATTACTGATATAAGTTTCTTGCCAGTTTTAGctctatcaatttttataaccgTTTTTTCGTTGGGTTTTGGACCCATTCCCTGGTTAATATCATCCGAATTATTTCCAATTGAAATCAAAGCAATCGCAAGTTCGGCTGCCGGAACTTTTAATTGGCTTTTAGCATTCATTGTAACCAGATTTTACAATGATATTCAAAACGGTATTGGAACAGAcataactttttatattttctctgGGCTATCATTCATTGGAGTCGTCTTCATTTTCTTCGTTGTGCCAGAAACAAAAGGAAAATCTTTCGATGAAATTCAAGAAATGTTAGGGGGACAGAGatag